ATCTTCCCTTATTCCATGCAGTTTCGTTGCATCAATTTGCCACCTAGTTTATCACAATTCGACTATGTTTCTTCTTCAAAACACTTATCCACTTTGTTGTATCACCACCAATAAATATCAGGTTGACGTTATCTTAATTCTTCGTTCAACAATCAACAAAAACATCCATGACAAACTAAGAAACATTAACCTTTCACTAGACAAAAGATGTTACaactgttgagatgagctggTTATAAGAtcagaagagaagaggagttgaagaaaTTTGGATGAAGATGAGTTTGGGTTGACCAGACCGTACTGGCCGTACAGGTCTGGATCGACCAAACCTCGACCGAGGTAAAAGAAGTTTACCCGAGTAAGCCAGAGGTTGAAGAAAAGTTACATGAAGCTTCTCCCTTTGGTTATGACCGTTGAGAGGAAAGAAAAGAGCATCCAACACAGCCTGGCACAGCTAGAAAGTGTCAAGGCATCTTTACCAAGATCCTTTGATGCCTAAAGCGTGTGGACAGCCCCACTGGCCGGTTTTGAAATGGACACTCCATCTGGTTGATCTCATATGCTTATATTATCCTCTTGTTTCTGAAATCCCTTGTAATCTCTCATATTGTATAATGTAGCTCAGATCATTAATAAGAAATTAGACAGTTCtattattctcttagtctcaaAATGGTTCCTCATTAATCCTTAATCTCTTTTTCACTCTTTCCTTAGTCTAAtcctctcttaatctcttcttaaacactcagattactctaaaatCATAACAACTACTTCTTTGAATTCATTGCTCTTCTTTCTCTTATCGATTTCCAGCATTCGTTCTTCCTCCTTCTATCATCATGGTATTGAGGTTTTCATTTCAGTTCCAACACTTCCTTTTCTTCCATGGCTGCGTAAATCTTATGCAAAATTCATATCTCGTCTTACTCTTGGTACCTCAATTTTTAATCACATATTATAATTCATACATCCATTCAATACTACTGTTTTCTTTCACTGTACACTTTATGTTTCTCACGTTCCCATTCTTTCATTCGTTGAAGATGTTGTTTGTTGAACTATGAATACTTTTGATCGACTAGCTTTCTCAAGGGTCTTCCTTGAGTTAGCGCTTCCTTCAAAATACAGGCTGATGATTTGATATCATCTCTCTTTGAACGTTATCTCCAACGTTTACTAGTCCTTAACCttcttgaaaattcatatccTTTGTCTCTTATTTCCCTTCACTTTTTTTTCTAGCCTTTGACGTTTGTTACTTCCTTTCTGTTTAATGATACTCTTCATCCATAACTGAAACTACATCTACATTTCTTTCTTAACAAGCTTTAGTGTCTTCTAAATAAAACCCCATGTGAGTTTATTTGGAAAATTTCCTTATCGTTGCTTAGGTCAGTGTTGTTTCCCTAAAGATTTCCATTCTTAGGATCCTTAACTTTTAGTTTGCCTTAATCATGCGTTTGTTTTGAATATGTGTTCCTGGTTTAGAAGCGTCGTATCTACTCTGGCCTCTGGCACTTGATTCACATACATAACTCCAAAACATGGAAATGTGGAATATAGGGTCAATTGACATATTTGAAAGTGACACCCCGGATCAGAAAAGTTAACTTGATTGACCTTGCAATATCAAACAAGAATATGCGTTATTAACCATGTCAATTTAAACCAGACTCAAGATGTTATTCTCAAAAACACATGTTCTCCTATTCTCGACATGACCTTTTCTTGCATTGATCATCATATGCCTGATGTGAACCAAATCTTTTAACGTAATGTTTGGTCTAAAGATTCATTCAATTAGTTACACTTCTGATGTAAGTTGGTTTTACCTCTCTCTAGATATTTCACCTCGCTTATCACCATCTTATACTCCACTCTTCCTCCAAATATCATCTTCTCTTATGATCGCACTCAAGTCATCATCTTTGAGTTACACCGTTTGTTTTATGTAAAACACTCCATTCTACTTAGCACTATTGATTTATAACTCCATGATTTTTTGGGATCCTTCATCACGCGATGGTTTCATCATGTTTTACATGGTCGTAAACACATCTCTCCCGTTCAACTTCTTGCTTTCCATGGTGTATTCTCTGCTCCATTCTCAGCCGTTCTTCTTGACCCCATGAAATTTTCTTCTTCCCATTTTTCATCTTTAATACTTCACCATCACAATATTCGTAAGTATTTCATGGTGATCCCCGTTCTCCGATACGTTCACTGATCCGTCCTTTGATCAATAAACTTCTTCATTACACGCTTCTTTCTTACATCTTCTTTCTTTCCATGGTCGATGTAATCTCCTTTCTTATGTTTTCCAAACTTTCCAACTTCTATCTTGGTCACATCTCAACTCTATTAGCAAACGGACACCCTGATCTTGCGCCTTTTAGTACACTATTGTATTTTATCTCCTCTCTTATACCTTAATCATTCTTCAATCACTGGGTGCCACAATCCTCATCTTGCAGCAACTTCTTTAATCCATTAGACTTGCAACAATCGATTTAGCATGAAAGTTTAGGTTATGGTATTCTACTAGGCTCACACCCACACTTTTACTTTTGTAAAAGTTTCCTCGGACTCAACTAGTCGTAACAGCACAAAGACACTAACGACACCTACAAAGGTGCAAAACAAAACATAGATGAAAAAGTCACCTATGAAATTTCCTTCTAATTCCTCAACAATTAAAATCATGCATTCATAACTTATAATGCATACTAATCAATTATCAAAATATCACACATCAAAGAATGCTTCTCAATCAATCACACAATGAGTTAAAATCCAACTTACTTGGAATCATGTCTTTTTGGGTACGAAGGTTTAGGTTATTTTATTCTATGTTTGATTAGTCTTTTGTGCCATCCGTACGACAGTGAGTACGCTctaatcggttccaggggtaaTGCGTTCCTGAAATGCTTTCttttgaaaactcgagaaaataatGTTTTGGGCTTCTCGATcaattgccaaaaaaaaattcccaaCATAGCCGTATTAAAATCTGTAAGGTCTTTGAACCCTAGCCCTTCCTCTTCCTTGTGATGAAATAATTTAGGCCTCTTGTATTTCCCttgaactccaccagaattgtgccaCCGCACTCGCTAGTTTCTTCAAATTAGTGATTTGACTATGTTGTTATataattgtagacgtatttgtaagtctacatttataatttatcaaacattaaatatttcttttataattatgtaaATTTTCAAGTCTAAACCTGTGTTAGTCTTATGTGTTGAACTTATGAGTTGTCAGATTGCTTTCAATGTTGTCTTATGTCTTATGTGTTGACCTTATGAGTTTTCTTATTGCTTTGGTTGTTGTCTTATGTTGTATGTGTTCAACTTATGAGTTGTATTGTTGCTTTGGCTGTTGTCTTATGTGATGAACTTTCGTTGAATTTgtaggttttatttttttttctatcactCTAGAATTTTATTACACGTCTATTTTCTGTTGTGCAAACTTTTGTATTAGTCTGCTCGACAGAAAGTAGATTTCTTTAGTAGAAGACTAATACGTAAGTTTATGTGATGCCTTGGAGTTGTATTATTTGTTCAATGTGTTAAAAATCTCTAAAAGAAGAGTAATACTGATAAAAAGGATGATGTCTTGAAAATctctaaaagaaaacaaaggatTATGGGTTGATGATATTTcgtatagattttcttcttgtcacatgtgtgttagttattGTTTTAGCTTATAGTGGTTTTAATTGTTTGGTTGATTGTAgtatcttgtaaaaaaatagatagctaacaaaaattaatatcaCATAAGTGAAacacaactaaaaatgaatacaacgTTTATTGATTATgcatcaaataattatttacaaatgaatattttataataataaactattacaaaacaatttattaaaaaattctagAGTATTACTGACTATTCATAATCATGATGCCTCAAATAAAATCTTGGAAAAGATTACCTGCAAAATAGATAGCTAACAACAATTAACAATATCATACAAGAGattcacaactaaaaatgaatacaatgtttatagattatgcatcaaataattatttacaactaaatattttataatgataaattattacaaaacaatataataaaaaattctaaatttttttttactattcataattttgatgccTTAAATGAAATCTTGGGAAAGAGTACCTGCAACATAAGATATAATTAggagaaaaaattaaatcatattttattagactTGCTATGAAGTATACTTAATGTTTATGgtttagtagactttagttgaagtctacTAGCCTTAATTATTTAGTAGACTTTGTTAGAAGTCTACACtaatagaaaatttaaagatttaaaaatgtaaatttagaaaattttaaaatagtttgttctgaaaaatatttcaaaatagtttttaaccTAAAATAGTAGTAAAGCAAAAACATAGAgtttgaatatataaatttagttcaATATAACCACAAAactacatatttaaaataaatagatgtaAATCTTACATTTTttggaagatgatttgaaaattttggaagagaatacctgcaaataaaataaaattatgggaaaatataagataaaaatttaaaatcatatttgagtagACTTCTAATAGAATCTGCTTAAAACTTAAGGTTAGTAGACTTCTAGTAGACTTCTAATGAAGTCTACTAGCTCTAACTTTTAAGAGGACTTCATTTGAAGTTTACTCTATCAGAACTTTTTTAAATCTCAAAGTATTTAcattaaaaacatgaaaataaatttaaatataattgctttacaaaaatataatttataagaaaaatagtaataaattaaGAACATAGGGTTTGaatatgtaaatttatttaaatataaatacaaaaacacacatttaatatctataaatgtAGATCTTACATTTTTAGGAGGAGGAGATAAAAACCATGGTAGAAAATActtacaaaataagaaaaaataattaaaaaaaacataagacaaaaatatttaaagtaatatTTTTGTAGATTTCCAATGAAGTCTCTTTAAAATTTGTTGTTTAGTAGACTTCATTTAAATCTACTAGCTTTAACATATAAGTAGACTTCATTACAAGTATACTCTATCAGTTAATTTTCCGATctgaaaaaaatctgtaaatttAGAAATgtgaaaattagttttaaatctgaaaaaacttcaaaaatagattttataaattaaaataatagcaAAGTAAATGCACAGAGTtagaatctataaatttatttgaatataacaCATTGataatctatagatctaaaatttagatttttagagggaagatgaaaaccatgaatgatggtacttacaaaaaaaaaagaaaatactgTGAGAAAGATACGAGGAAAGATTAACAatttaaacaaatgtttttctTCACATTGAAAGAATTTAGAGAGAAATGaaagagttttagagagaaggaAAATAGTTTTAGAAACATGTGCAGTCATTTTATTGAGAGAttgtgtaaattttatttatataaagagacaaaattgtaactatattaaaatttatgacgctgtagacttcttttgaagtcttctaaaattaaaagagattttattataaatctAGTTCGTAGACTtttttggaagtctactatGATAAATTCATTATTGTTGTGTATTCTTtgttgttttaataattttaatatatgcttttgcaaactttgaatattaatttgaatattataatttaaatttcatcatacaaaaactcaaatcaatcgaaattattttaatttttgtaatctcAAATTATTTCTAGTTTGGTAAACTTACAAATTAGTCTCTTAGAATTTGTTTGttctttattgttttagaaaaattaatatataaatttatttttttcatttttattcttctaataattttaatatataatttcacaTTACGTAAAAATAATGTTTAAGTTCGTTTAGCTAAAATTAACTTTGTGAAATCGAGTTAGGTTAAATTACTGCTGGTGAGtagacttctttgtaagtctacaacgatttttttttctattttctttattattttaatttgaatttatgatttattaaatatatttctttaattttaatagttgtaatatataattttcacatttttatttgtaaagaactaaatttaatttaaaataatattttttttttgtgaacacCAATTAAAGTAGGCTGAAAATGACGTCTACAATGGAGTAAACTTTATTGTACGCCTGCAATACCCTAAATCAAAAATCTCAAGCCCTAAAcgtttgcttgataatcaaaaagtctcaattattgtatcaaatattaacatattcaaaatataaactactaaacataAATATGCAAATTTAAGTAAAAAGTATCAATCTAAAATCTAACACTAAAAGATATAACATGTTAGaacattttttttgctaaaccaTGAATATTTTCTAACTCATGGTtaccaaattaatatatattatttaaaattgttcaattacataaaattttaatatttttacttcatattaaccattatattgatgattaattaaaaatatcataacacttatttttatacatttttaaaattaaattattagatcaaattgCGATGTTGACTACATAATAAGTCTACATATTAAACTTCTTAGAAGGTTTATATATGTATAGACCTCTTTCTATTACGTGTAGATTTCCGAAGGacagaaacataaaatacatttatggtttttttgtttggtcataagagTTATATAGTAATTTTACAACTcctttaggttagttttgtatctAATTGAATATGTGTTACACTTTTAggtttaaatgaatatttaggTTTTTTAGCAAATCCCCCTGTAACTATAtagttcatataattttaatatatataatacatattttctaATATAGTAAATTTGTGTATaatcatatattagtataaaagcattttcaaatatgttataATAATAATGATTTGATCTAGTTATAATAATAGCCTAGTGATTTATCGACtttatagtatttttattttgaaactaacTTTatagtatttgattaatatagTGAGCTGTCTACGAAAATGGGTTAAATAtagtggtatttttttttaaatcaaagctTTTGCCTAATCATCAATCTAATCATCAAGTTTGGAAAGTCTAATCACACATGACTGAACATCTTAATTTTTGAGTCACCACTCAATTTAGCTGAGTTATTATAGTGAGCTAATCATTCAATGAAATTATAAAGTTTTCAATTAAGTGTGTTCTCAATTAATAGCATGACAATTTAAAAtggccgacaaaaaaaaaatgccatGAACGTGTATCAATTGGaactatttaatttgatttccACATAAATCTATAGACCATGAATAGTCTGTAACTATATGGAattactagtggtattccggcgttACGCGCCGGGTTCGCATGTTTTATTCATATCTGAATTTATAATTCTTGTATGGTCTTAGTAAAGAAAATATGTTCAAAACtacgaaaattaaaatatgttgaAAGAAAATGATATGTTTCCcgatttatttgattttggttAGAGATCGTAgtgtataaatttttttgaagttgTTCTTGGTTGAAAGTGGATTAGTATAAGTGGTTATGGCTAATtgattcaataaaaataaataaaaagctgATAGTCGTATGAGAGTTAATTTTGTTGgaattaaaacaaaaagtaaagtTGATGTAGAATTTAGAGAACATACTTATACTGTTAAGTACCATATGGACAGTACGTAGAAGAAATGtcatttgaaattttgttttagaGACTAAACTGAATTAAAATGTGTGTAACAAATTTTTGTTCATATAATCTTCCTCTTTTATTTCTCGGAAGAAACTAATTATGGCaatagaaaatatttggaaatgaggggaaaaaattatatatttttgtttgaaaattaaaaagaattcAAAACTGTATGTTAATGAAACTGAAAATTGGAACATAAGAATTATCTtaataaattgtaataatgaTGAATCATAAAtgactttttttatatatgagaCAACTTATGTTTGTACGAAGCCATTAATCAATGCAGCTGAAATGAAAAATATGGCCGCAAGATATGTTCCATTTTTGTAATTTCTAAAGCATAGAGTGCATGtatcgttttcttcttcttgtgtagTCAGAGGTGGCAATCCCCCTATGGTTATCTTAATGTATTGTTTGACATTTGTGCTATTCATATTTGTATATTGTTTTGCATAAATCTTGATGTACTTGCAATGTATTAGATGTATTTGATATTGGAATGGATGCGATAATATTGTATTAGTCTGATGCTATATATTCATGTAAGTAGTTGAAACTATAACCATTGTCGACATGTGTCTGGTTTTTGGTTGACTATTGTGTTAACAAATGTATGTATAAATATGTAGAGGGTGATTTTAGTAAGAGGAGATATGTAAATAGAATCCGTGGagtgaaaaataatttataatttgttttcgTACATACACGAATGGAATAATTGTTATTAAAGTAGTATATAATAGTTGCtaggcttttttttttgaccaaatAGGTGCTAGGCTTTGAAGTATTATTTTAAAGACTAAAAAGTAATTGAGCACATATCAAATAAAGTATatgaattttgttatttttttattgagagAGAATTGCTGGTAACGCTTGTTAATATTGTTTGGACGACATAATATTATAGCTTTTGTTGCTTGTAAAGTGGATGAGTAACACTCAAAGTTTTTGAACTTGTACTCCATGCAATGTATCTCATTTTGGGTTGTTATTtttctctacttcttttttttttaagttgggAGGTTAATGATCAATATTGTTAATTTCATGTTCTTCTACTTCATCCTCTAATTatagtagtttttaatttgattgtacttgtttatttatgttttagtttgcTCCGTGTAATTTTGTTTGGGTGGTGATTTGGTTCGGTTAAGAGCATTTAGTAATGTGGTTCTAACGATATGGCCAATCATGCTATTTTAAGGAGTTTCTGAATTTTACTATCATCATCCATCTCCAACAAAAGATAGACAAGAAATAGGATGATTATTTGGCAGCGGTTAAGTAGCCGCTGGATTAATCCATTTTTTTAGTATCGTTGTGATTTATGACTGATGTTTTTTGCGAGTCTccaattttgtatataattttctgtaattttgtatatatttttttgcggTGATATTTAGATATCGCCTTTAGTGTTACATcagtatatttttttgtcaattgtACATGTATTTTGTTAACTATGACTGGTTTttgtgaataatttatttatatttttatttgtaatctTTCGGTCATTTTTTATCTAAGCAAAAGTTTGGTgcttaaaaaaagagaaaaaaattcgTAAGATTTATTCTTCTTTATTTGATTGGCTTTGGTTCGATGAGACTTGgaaaaataattatgtaaatagattattatgtatttattaaatcatcATTTTGTTGACAATAATTGATGTCAACATTTTGATTggattgaaaataaaatattaatttgaaaaatatgttgttaaactttttaaatagaaccctttttttgtaagatagtaattatttttttgtaaacatgattgtttccttttgcttttttttttctttttaattgtttACTTGTTCCTTTTGTTGGAGTTCATGATCATCAAGATCAAAACTAATCGGTTACTTTGGctagaatatttttattattctctAACTGAGACCTCACAACCTTGGTGGCTTTAGACCTTCTTCAGTCAGAAGCTTTGGCCATCTATTCTACTTCGAACGTTAGGGATTTATCAATCATGTTGGCTCTATGCAAGCAACATGGCTTTTTTAAGTTTCAAGCAGCTCGGCAATCTGGACGCAAGTAATAACATCTGTTTCAGACCCTCTGTTTATTATGTCTTCCTTACAAAACTAAAATGagatattcatatataaaaactatttgagTAGTGCTAAAGAGATATTCACAAAGGTCTCATTTTTCCTGGTTTCTACGGTTGTACTTCCGGTTTGATACTTCTTGTCCTTAAACATAATTCTTAAGccccttttcaaaaaaaaaagaaaaacataattctCCCACATCTGTAAAAGATCAAAAAACGTTTGGCAAGTAACGCTTTAAAACAGAGGATAATCTTTAACTAAAGACATTTGTAGCATATCTCTATGCCTGTTCAAGAATATGTGCTTCAACTCCCACATTGATCCGTGGAACATACCGATTCAATCCACGGTTTCAACTTCAATCTATATTAGGTCATAACAGAGTACTTTTAACAAACCATAGAGAAGAATAGAAACCTGAGATGTAAGCTTAGCTACGTTTCCTTACCTCTACATCTCTCTGCATGATCTTGCGACTTATTACATAGATATATAGCTTCATCTGAAAAAGGTTCTCCATGGTTAGGAATCTGATACCAGAGATTGCAAATGCAACGGTACATCTTTTGGATATGAAGCTTAAACAGATGTCCACTGAGTACATATTCCACAACAGCCGGAATTCTCCTGATTCTTTGAAGAGAAGGCTTTTTTAGTTGCAGCCTGAGACAAATAATAAGATTGAAAATGAGTTTTGTTTAACAGATCTAGATTCACTAACCACAGTAAGGTCGGTGATGTGCATGACTGGAGATACTTTTGCAGAATGGATCCTTACTTTCCAGACAGAGCACGAGATTCAGCAGTAAAAAGAGCATCAAAATGATTCGATCTCCCAGTCTAACCCCATAATTAGGCGAGAGAGAAGCAAAGTTTGGAAGAAGACGAAGTGAAATGATGCAATTTATAGATAGGATATGATAGAATCTGTGTAACTGAAAAAGGTATTGGGGAAAAGGAACTGATAGCTTAAGGAGACGAAGACGAAGCGAGATGAAAAAAGCGATTGCTTAAGTGACGTGGTTAAATGTTCTGATTGGTCAATTTTTTCTGGAATTTTTTTGTAGGCTCGAGAGAGACGATTGAGTCAAAACTCtgctttattattatagatttaaTCTCCTTTCCACATTAACGTATAGACCATGAATATTCTGTAACTATAATATCCATGGCCAAATCCATAGAAAGCCACGTTTAGTAAATATCTTTTTGACGTGATAATGCATATATAAAGCAGATAAACTTAGTCAGAATAAGAGCTTTAAACCAAAGAATGGCATAAGTCATTTGTTTTGTAATGATTTTATACCACCACCATCATCGACTAATCTCTTTGGtacaaatttataataacaCAGCGCAAATCGCGTAAATGTTATAGTAGCTTTTTCATTCCTTTCTCTGTTTTTCATTCCTTTttacctttgttgtcttcatcaccTTTAAGAAACTTCATGAACCAATAGGCAGAAGAGTTTGGGTGACGGGTTAAACCATTCTTGTAGTCGACATATACCAAACCGAATCTCTTGGTGAAACCTTGCGCCCACTCGAAGTTGTCCAGCAACGACCATGCGTCTCTATTTCAGTTTCCGTTATTAACAAAACTAATTACTTGATATATTGCTACCTAATTATTTGTTTCCTGAGTTGCTGCCAGTAAGAATAAATAGAaatgttggctcacttgataGCCTCCGCGACATTGGCAAGGTAACTCTTGAAATAGGCAACTCTACGCTTATCGTCGAGCATATCATGGATAGAGGCAGATCcgtcatcttcatcatccatGCCTGTAGTGTTGTAACAAGATATCCAATGCTCaggatattatatataaaagaagtgCGATATAACAAAAGCAAACTCAAATGCAAACTTAACTATTCTGCTCTTCTTACCAGACTTTTGCATTTAATTGAACTATAGAGTTATAAGGATAGGTAAGTACCATTCTCAGTAATAAATATTGAAGGGTGGTTGTATTTTTGGCTGACATAATTCAGAGTCTTTCGGATTCCCCAAGGCACAATGTAAAGCCAATCCGAAGCTGCCTGTAATTGGCACAAATTTGGTTACTTGATCACTAGCTCATGCGTACTTGCGTTAGCATATGCTAAGAAATGTTAACCGAGTCACTAGATTGAGCGGAGACTAAGAAGAGAGCTCTTACCCTGTCGCCTATAGGCTCTCCATCTTCCCATTCAACTGTGCACAGAAAAGAAAGAGATGACTTCAAGGAAGTAAGTAAGTAAGAAGAAGCCAGTGGTGAAATAAATTTCAGTGTTTGTGTTTGTTACCATTCCTCTCCAATTCTTGTGCTTTGTAAAAGTCACTctcagcttcgttgtttgagACATGAGCAATTATCCTCGAAGTGTAGTGGTTTATGCCAAGAAAGTCCCATGAGTTCTGAAGCATAAACTCCTTCTCTTCCGGAGTAAATGTAGGAAGATTATCTCCAAGTTTCTGGCGCATACTTGCAGGGTAGTCTCCAAAAAACAAAGGATCCAAGAACCTGCAAAAAGATATTAATCTAACTTTTCAAGGACTGATGTATACTTCAAAACGACATTTTGCTCTCACCAAGCAACCCCAAGTCAATGGAAATTTGATATTACACcttctcaaaaacaaaaacaaaaaacaaaaaacaaaaacaaaaaggcaTTTATGCAACTCAATGCATATCTTACTTACCATCCAAGTTGAAAGTCAATTCTCCTACCAGCAGCAACCTTGTCCTCCATTTTCTCCGAATTTGCTTCTGCCCACTCACAATCAACCGACAAACCAATTTGTCCGCCTTGACTTTCCTAGATTCATATATGTAAACGAAAAAGCGCACTGGTAAATAACAAGAACTGTGATGCGCACTAGCTGTCAACAACAGAAGAACCCTTGGCGCATCTTCCAATAAACCAAAGGTCCCAGAGAAGAAACTAAAAGAGTAGGGACTATATACCTTGTACTTgcttctatatactgaaacagCAGTTGCATGAGCCAAAACTTGATGATGTGAGACCAAATAAGGCTCGATCAAGGGCTTTTCATTTCTTCCAGGAGCAAATATCCCAATGCAGTGTCCATTCACCGAGGTCTGAAGTGGTTCATTTAATGTAATCCAGTGCTTCACTCTATCACCAAAATTGGCAAAACAAGCTTCTGCATAGAGGCCAAAATAATCTCTGCacatgaagaagagaaagattTAGTGTCAATTAACCAGGGCTGATCTTATTGTAGCAACTGAAGCATAACCTTGAAACTTGTATTTCTGCATTTCAAGATCATACAGACAAAGATTATGCTACTTACACAATTTTCCTATTTGTCCAACCCCCGATGGATTCCTGGAGATGTGGGGGGAGATCCCAATGGTAAAGAGTGACGAACGGCTGATAGTAGTACTCATCTTGTGAAATGATCATCTACAGACAGTGAAAAAGGCTCGCTGCGGGTGGAGAAAGTACCCTTTTCAAGAAGGGAATTGATAATATTATTGTAGAAAGCAATGCCTTCTTCATTGACTTCAGTTCCCAAAC
This Brassica napus cultivar Da-Ae chromosome C6, Da-Ae, whole genome shotgun sequence DNA region includes the following protein-coding sequences:
- the LOC106391383 gene encoding beta-glucosidase 42; protein product: MAQKLNLDNLAVSADVYRSSFPSTFTFGVATSAYLIEGGWNEGKKGPNIWDKFTHLQGKVLDGSNGDVAVDHYHRYKEDIELIGALGFTAYRFSISWSRIFPDGLGTEVNEEGIAFYNNIINSLLEKGYQPFVTLYHWDLPPHLQESIGGWTNRKIVDYFGLYAEACFANFGDRVKHWITLNEPLQTSVNGHCIGIFAPGRNEKPLIEPYLVSHHQVLAHATAVSVYRSKYKESQGGQIGLSVDCEWAEANSEKMEDKVAAGRRIDFQLGWFLDPLFFGDYPASMRQKLGDNLPTFTPEEKEFMLQNSWDFLGINHYTSRIIAHVSNNEAESDFYKAQELERNVEWEDGEPIGDRAASDWLYIVPWGIRKTLNYVSQKYNHPSIFITENGMDDEDDGSASIHDMLDDKRRVAYFKSYLANVAEAIKDAWSLLDNFEWAQGFTKRFGLVYVDYKNGLTRHPNSSAYWFMKFLKGDEDNKGKKE